One region of Intestinimonas massiliensis (ex Afouda et al. 2020) genomic DNA includes:
- a CDS encoding M18 family aminopeptidase, whose protein sequence is MQTLDRLMTYLEHSPSPFHAAASAAALLEEGGFVRLEEGDAWALKPGGQYYVTRNQFSLIAFRLPGGPLTGWRMTAAHSDSPTFRVKNDGMGGDKRYARLEVEGYGGMNCASWLDRPLTVAGRVVVRTPEGVESRLVYLDRDLLTIPSLAIHQQRDVNKGHEYNLQRDMQPLFGLNGAGEDLGEQLARAAGVEYGDLLSTDIVLCPRQKPVRLGAAGELFQAPRIDDLACAYATLEGLLRAGPNPAAGQVYCLFDNEEVGSGTRQGAMSSFLPDVLARAALALGLGEEERRRALANSLLLSADNGHAVHPNFPEKADPENRVYPNGGVVVKLNASQKYTTTGLTAGLFRAVCQRAGVPVQVFANRADEPGGSTLGNLLSHAVSIPMVDIGMAQLAMHAAVETAGSQDPEHLSRACTAFFEANFTQCADGRYVLG, encoded by the coding sequence ATGCAGACGTTGGACCGACTGATGACCTATCTGGAACACAGCCCCAGTCCCTTCCACGCGGCGGCCAGCGCCGCCGCGCTGCTGGAGGAGGGCGGATTTGTCCGGCTGGAGGAGGGGGATGCCTGGGCCCTGAAGCCCGGGGGACAGTATTATGTTACCCGCAACCAGTTCAGCCTCATCGCCTTCCGGCTGCCCGGCGGCCCTCTGACCGGCTGGCGCATGACCGCCGCCCACAGCGACTCACCCACCTTCCGGGTAAAGAACGACGGCATGGGCGGGGACAAGCGCTATGCCAGGCTGGAGGTGGAGGGTTACGGCGGCATGAACTGCGCTTCCTGGCTGGACCGGCCTCTGACGGTAGCGGGCCGGGTGGTGGTGCGCACCCCGGAGGGGGTGGAGAGCCGCCTGGTGTATCTGGACCGGGACCTGCTCACCATCCCCAGCCTGGCCATCCATCAGCAGCGGGACGTGAACAAGGGCCATGAGTACAACCTCCAGCGGGACATGCAGCCGCTCTTCGGTCTGAACGGCGCGGGGGAGGACCTGGGGGAACAGCTTGCCCGGGCGGCGGGGGTGGAGTATGGGGACCTGCTCTCCACCGACATTGTGCTGTGTCCCCGGCAGAAGCCGGTGCGGCTGGGGGCGGCGGGGGAGCTTTTCCAGGCCCCCCGCATCGACGACCTGGCCTGCGCTTACGCCACCTTGGAGGGCCTGCTCCGGGCCGGGCCCAACCCGGCGGCGGGGCAGGTCTACTGCCTCTTCGACAACGAGGAGGTGGGCAGCGGCACCCGCCAGGGGGCCATGAGCAGCTTCCTGCCCGACGTGCTCGCCCGGGCGGCTCTGGCTCTGGGCCTGGGGGAGGAGGAGCGGAGGCGGGCCCTGGCCAACAGCCTGCTCCTCAGCGCCGACAACGGCCATGCCGTCCACCCCAATTTTCCGGAGAAGGCCGACCCGGAGAACCGGGTCTACCCCAATGGCGGCGTGGTGGTCAAGCTCAACGCCAGCCAGAAGTACACCACAACCGGCCTCACCGCCGGGCTGTTCCGGGCCGTCTGCCAGCGGGCCGGGGTACCGGTGCAGGTCTTTGCCAACCGGGCCGACGAGCCCGGCGGCTCCACCCTGGGCAACCTGCTCAGTCACGCCGTCAGCATCCCCATGGTAGACATCGGCATGGCACAGCTCGCCATGCACGCCGCCGTGGAGACGGCGGGGAGCCAGGACCCGGAGCACCTCTCCCGGGCCTGTACGGCCTTTTTTGAAGCGAACTTCACCCAGTGCGCCGACGGCCGGTATGTACTTGGCTGA
- a CDS encoding LTA synthase family protein, with the protein MDRRQIAARALQFPLTILWLEGVIRLTCVGALAGRGLAYTLLFGLSGGLACGVLACLWGPRGNRRAAFFLTGLLTVWYMAQAAYFRVFKTFLTLDTVTLARSAMTDYWPVALSGILGALPILALLAVPLLLLCLWERRGRRKGRRERSTRPSCFAHTPRALAACLLVGAAVVQLTAVLAVAADDRGIQSPSELYRGPVEPELSVSHFGVLTTLRLDAQQLLAGELPELELEPPVGRPAAPMPVRPELLAWPEPPSESRKSAYAPNVLDIDFAGLLAEETDPAVAELHQYFSQRPPTLKNEYTGRFAGKNLLFITAEGFWKYAVNETYTPTLWKLAHEGFVFENFYTPLWWKSTTDGEYTVCTSLIPTSARRSFKASAGNDMPFCMGWMLRDQGYPTAAYHDHTWTYYDRNLSHPNMGYDFYALGHGLEVTESWPESDLEMMQRTIPKALAGEKPFHNYYMTVSGHMNYNFTGNAMSIKHQAEVAELDMSEEAAAYLACNMELDQALAYTLEELKKAGELENTVICLSGDHYPYGMDPATWDEFYGGHMDTDFEVYHSTLILWSGDMTEPVVIEKPCESLDILPTLLNLFGLEYDSRLLAGRDILADEPGLVIFSNRSFLTDLGRYNARTDTFAPSEGAAVPDGYAVEVYQQVRDLFAYSVAVLDEDYYSRLDLYPGWARVSRSDMGGM; encoded by the coding sequence ATGGACAGACGGCAGATCGCGGCACGGGCGCTCCAGTTCCCGCTGACCATCCTGTGGCTGGAAGGCGTGATCCGGCTGACTTGTGTGGGCGCTCTGGCCGGGCGCGGGTTGGCCTACACCCTCCTGTTCGGCCTGTCCGGCGGGCTGGCCTGCGGGGTTTTGGCCTGCCTGTGGGGTCCCAGGGGCAACCGGCGGGCTGCCTTTTTCCTCACCGGGCTGCTGACGGTGTGGTATATGGCCCAGGCTGCCTACTTCCGGGTGTTCAAGACCTTTTTGACGCTGGATACCGTCACCCTGGCGCGAAGCGCCATGACCGACTACTGGCCGGTGGCCCTCTCGGGCATTCTGGGGGCGCTGCCCATCCTGGCCCTGCTGGCCGTGCCGCTGCTGCTGCTGTGCCTATGGGAGCGGCGGGGCCGCCGGAAGGGGCGCAGGGAGCGGTCCACCCGCCCGTCCTGTTTTGCTCATACCCCCCGGGCCCTGGCGGCCTGCCTGCTGGTGGGGGCAGCGGTAGTCCAACTCACCGCCGTACTGGCCGTGGCGGCTGACGACCGGGGTATCCAGTCCCCCAGCGAGCTCTACCGGGGGCCGGTGGAGCCCGAGCTCTCGGTGTCGCACTTCGGCGTGCTGACCACCCTGCGCCTGGACGCCCAGCAGCTCCTGGCGGGGGAGCTGCCGGAGCTGGAGCTTGAACCTCCGGTGGGGCGGCCCGCCGCGCCGATGCCCGTCCGCCCGGAGCTGCTGGCCTGGCCGGAGCCCCCGTCGGAGTCCCGGAAGTCCGCCTATGCGCCCAATGTGCTGGACATCGACTTTGCCGGGCTGCTGGCGGAGGAGACCGACCCCGCGGTGGCGGAGCTGCACCAGTATTTCAGCCAGCGGCCCCCCACTTTGAAAAATGAGTATACCGGCCGGTTTGCGGGGAAAAACCTGCTGTTCATCACCGCCGAGGGCTTTTGGAAATATGCGGTGAACGAGACCTATACCCCCACGCTTTGGAAGCTGGCCCACGAGGGCTTTGTCTTTGAAAATTTCTACACTCCCCTGTGGTGGAAGTCCACCACCGACGGAGAGTATACGGTGTGCACCTCGCTGATCCCCACCAGCGCCCGGCGGTCCTTCAAGGCCTCGGCCGGGAACGACATGCCCTTCTGCATGGGCTGGATGCTGCGGGACCAGGGCTATCCTACCGCCGCCTACCACGACCATACCTGGACCTATTACGATCGGAATCTCTCCCACCCCAACATGGGCTACGATTTTTACGCCCTGGGCCACGGGCTGGAGGTGACGGAGAGCTGGCCGGAGTCCGACCTGGAGATGATGCAGCGTACCATCCCCAAGGCCCTGGCGGGGGAGAAGCCGTTCCATAACTACTACATGACGGTCAGCGGCCACATGAACTACAACTTCACCGGCAACGCCATGTCCATCAAGCATCAGGCCGAGGTGGCGGAACTGGACATGAGTGAGGAGGCCGCCGCCTACCTCGCCTGCAACATGGAACTGGACCAGGCCCTGGCCTATACGCTGGAGGAGCTGAAAAAGGCGGGGGAGCTGGAGAACACAGTGATCTGCCTGTCCGGCGACCATTACCCCTACGGCATGGACCCGGCCACCTGGGACGAGTTCTATGGCGGGCATATGGACACCGATTTTGAGGTCTATCACAGTACGCTGATCCTCTGGTCGGGCGATATGACCGAGCCCGTGGTGATCGAAAAGCCCTGCGAGAGCCTGGACATTCTGCCCACCCTGCTCAACCTGTTCGGGCTGGAGTACGACTCCCGGCTGCTGGCGGGGCGGGACATCCTGGCCGACGAGCCGGGCCTGGTGATCTTCTCCAACAGGAGCTTTCTCACCGACCTGGGGCGGTACAACGCCCGCACTGATACCTTTGCGCCCAGCGAGGGGGCGGCGGTGCCGGATGGATACGCCGTGGAGGTCTATCAGCAGGTAAGGGACCTGTTTGCCTACTCGGTGGCCGTTTTGGACGAGGACTATTACAGCCGGCTGGACCTGTATCCCGGGTGGGCGCGGGTCAGCCGGAGCGATATGGGAGGAATGTAA